The Mycoplasmoides genitalium G37 genomic sequence AGGACTTAGTGAACAAGCGGCAATTAAAAGTCGTCAAGAACATGGTGCTAATTTTCTTCCTGAGAAAAAAGCTACCCCTTTTTGGTTGTTATTTCTTCAACAATTTAAAAGTTTAGTTGTTATTCTTTTACTGCTAGCTAGCTTGTTATCGTTTGTAGTTGCTATTGTCAGTGGTTTGAGAAGTAACTGAAACTTTAACCATGATCTGATTATTGAATGGGTTCAACCTTTTATTATCTTATTAACTGTTTTTGCCAATTCACTAATTGGTTCTATCCAGGAATTTAAAGCCCAGAAATCTGCTAGTGCTTTAAAGTCCTTGACAAAGTCTTTCACAAGGGTTTTTAGGAATGGTGAATTAATTAGCATTAATGTTAGTGAAGTTGTTGTAGGAGATATTATTTTTGTTGATGCAGGAGATATTATCCCTGCTGATGGCAAATTACTACAGGTTAATAACTTACGTTGTTTGGAAAGCTTTTTAACTGGTGAATCAACTCCAGTTGATAAGACTATTGATAGCAATGAAAAAGCTACTATTCTTGAACAGACAAACTTAGTTTTTTCAGGGGCACAAGTAGTTTATGGTAGTGGCGTTTTTCAAGTGGAAGCAGTTGGGATTAAAACCCAAGTTGGAAAAATTGCTAAAACTGTTGATGATAGTGTAACTAAACTCTCACCCTTACAACAAAAACTAGAGAAGATAGGAAAGTGATTTAGTTGGTTTGGGCTTGGTCTTTTTGCTGTAGTTTTTCTTGTCCAAACTGCTTTATTAGGATTTGATAATTTCACTAATAACTGATCAATAGCTTTAATTGGTGCTATTGCGCTTGTTGTTGCAATTATCCCTGAAGGGCTTGTTACTTTTATTAATGTGATCTTTGCATTAAGTGTGCAGAAACTAACTAAGCAAAAAGCCATTATTAAGTATTTATCAGTAATTGAAACACTTGGATCAGTACAAATTATCTGTACTGATAAAACTGGTACTTTAACCCAAAACCAGATGAAAGTTGTCGATCACTTCTGTTTTAATTCAACAACCCAAACTGATCTAGCAAGAGCATTGTGCTTGTGTAATAATGCTTCTATTTCCAAAGATGCTAATAAAACAGGTGATCCTACTGAAATTGCTCTCTTGGAATGAAAAGATCGCAGTCAATTAGATTTAAAAACCTATTACAGGGTTTATGAAAAAGCCTTTGATTCAATCAGAAAACTTATGACAGTTGTTGTTCAAAAAGACAACCGCTTCATTGTGATTGTTAAAGGTGCTCCTGATGTGTTATTACCATTATGTAATAACGTTCAAAATGAAGTAAAGAACATTGAAAACTTACTTGATCAAAGTGCTGGTCAAGGCTTGCGTACCTTAGCAGTTGCTTTAAAGGTTTTATATAAGTTTGATCAAAACGATCAGAAGCAAATTGATGAACTTGAAAACAACCTTGAATTCCTTGGGTTTGTTAGTTTACAAGACCCACCAAGAAAAGAAAGTAAGGAAGCGATTTTAGCGTGCAAGAAAGCTAATATAACCCCAATAATGATTACAGGGGATCATCTTAAAACTGCAACTGTAATTGCTAAAGAGTTAGGCATTTTAACTTTAGATAATCAAGCAGTTTTAGGTAGCGAACTAGATGAAAAGAAGATCTTGGATTACAGGGTATTTGCTAGAGTAACTCCCCAACAAAAATTAGCCATTGTTAGTGCTTGAAAAGAAGCGGGATTTACAGTTAGTGTTACTGGTGATGGGGTGAATGACGCACCTGCATTAATCAAGAGTGATGTAGGGTGTTGTATGGGGATTACTGGGGTTGATATTGCAAAAGATGCTAGTGATCTGATTATTAGTGATGATAATTTCGCTACTATAGTAAATGGTATTGAGGAGGGTAGAAAAACTTTTTTAACTTGTAAACGAGTTTTATTAAACCTGTTTTTAACTTCAATTGCAGGAACAGTTGTAGTTTTATTAGGACTATTCATCTTAGGACAAGTTTTTAAAACTAATTTATTACAACAAGGTCATGACTTTCAGGTGTTTAGTCCTACCCAACTGCTAATTATTAACTTGTTTGTTCATGGTTTTCCTGCTGTTGCATTAGCAGTACAACCTGTTAAAGAAAAATTGATGGTAGGTAGTTTTTCTACTAAAAATCTGTTTTACAACCGCCAGGGATTTGATTTAATCTGACAATCACTATTCTTAAGCTTTTTAACTTTATTGTTCTATAGCTTAGGAATTATATATGCAATTAATAACCGTGATTTACAAACTAGCGGGGATCTAATTAATCGTGCTGGATCAACGTGCGGTTTTTTTATTTTGGGTGCTAGTGCTGCTTTAAACTCATTAAACCTAATGGTAGATAAACCATTGCTTATGACAAACCCTTGGTTTTTTAAGTTAGTTTGAATAGGTTCACTTGCTTCTATACTGGTATTTTTATTGATCATCTTTATCAACCCTTTAGGGTTAGTGTTTAATGTCTTGCAAGATTTAACTAATCACCCAGTTTTAATAAGCTATAGTTTTGGGGGAGTTATTTTGTATATGGGGATGAATGAAGTTGTTAAACTTATTAGATTAGGTTATGGCAATATTTAACTTCCTTAAGTTAATTTCACCCAAAAACAGAATTCTCAGTAAGGCAAATAGGATTGCCAGTGAG encodes the following:
- a CDS encoding cation-translocating P-type ATPase, with amino-acid sequence MNSWTGLSEQAAIKSRQEHGANFLPEKKATPFWLLFLQQFKSLVVILLLLASLLSFVVAIVSGLRSNWNFNHDLIIEWVQPFIILLTVFANSLIGSIQEFKAQKSASALKSLTKSFTRVFRNGELISINVSEVVVGDIIFVDAGDIIPADGKLLQVNNLRCLESFLTGESTPVDKTIDSNEKATILEQTNLVFSGAQVVYGSGVFQVEAVGIKTQVGKIAKTVDDSVTKLSPLQQKLEKIGKWFSWFGLGLFAVVFLVQTALLGFDNFTNNWSIALIGAIALVVAIIPEGLVTFINVIFALSVQKLTKQKAIIKYLSVIETLGSVQIICTDKTGTLTQNQMKVVDHFCFNSTTQTDLARALCLCNNASISKDANKTGDPTEIALLEWKDRSQLDLKTYYRVYEKAFDSIRKLMTVVVQKDNRFIVIVKGAPDVLLPLCNNVQNEVKNIENLLDQSAGQGLRTLAVALKVLYKFDQNDQKQIDELENNLEFLGFVSLQDPPRKESKEAILACKKANITPIMITGDHLKTATVIAKELGILTLDNQAVLGSELDEKKILDYRVFARVTPQQKLAIVSAWKEAGFTVSVTGDGVNDAPALIKSDVGCCMGITGVDIAKDASDLIISDDNFATIVNGIEEGRKTFLTCKRVLLNLFLTSIAGTVVVLLGLFILGQVFKTNLLQQGHDFQVFSPTQLLIINLFVHGFPAVALAVQPVKEKLMVGSFSTKNLFYNRQGFDLIWQSLFLSFLTLLFYSLGIIYAINNRDLQTSGDLINRAGSTCGFFILGASAALNSLNLMVDKPLLMTNPWFFKLVWIGSLASILVFLLIIFINPLGLVFNVLQDLTNHPVLISYSFGGVILYMGMNEVVKLIRLGYGNI